A window of Aeromicrobium sp. Root236 contains these coding sequences:
- a CDS encoding TIGR03086 family metal-binding protein — translation MSPADEHRRIAAGFTAKVVGTPLDRWDSPAPVEGWTARDVVRHLVEWFPAFLESGAGVTLDRGPSVDDDPVAAWQVHSDAVQALLDDASTADRILTNRHVGDIPLDQAVDRFYTGDVFMHTWDLARATGQDEALDPAKCAQLLAGMEPMEDAIRSSGQYGPRVEVPADADVQTRMLAFIGRDPLRR, via the coding sequence ATGAGTCCCGCTGACGAGCACCGCCGGATCGCCGCCGGGTTCACCGCCAAGGTCGTCGGCACACCTCTGGATCGGTGGGACAGCCCCGCTCCGGTCGAGGGTTGGACAGCACGTGACGTCGTCCGGCACCTCGTCGAGTGGTTCCCGGCGTTCCTCGAGAGCGGCGCCGGGGTGACGCTGGACCGTGGTCCTTCGGTGGACGACGATCCGGTCGCGGCTTGGCAGGTGCACAGCGACGCCGTGCAGGCGTTGCTCGACGATGCGAGCACGGCTGACCGGATCCTCACCAACCGGCACGTGGGCGACATACCTCTCGACCAGGCGGTCGACCGGTTCTACACCGGCGACGTCTTCATGCACACGTGGGACCTGGCACGGGCCACCGGTCAGGACGAAGCACTCGATCCCGCCAAGTGTGCCCAACTGCTCGCGGGCATGGAGCCCATGGAGGACGCCATCCGTTCCAGTGGCCAGTACGGGCCCCGTGTCGAGGTGCCCGCCGACGCCGACGTGCAGACGCGCATGCTGGCGTTCATCGGCCGCGATCCGCTGCGGCGCTAG
- a CDS encoding RNA helicase, translating to MRLIDLLPKGVTDDEDVVYDAITQWVEHRGLTLYPAQDEAILECVAGSNVILATPTGSGKSLVATGAMAAALARGECSVYTAPIKALVSEKFFDLCEIFGADNVGMVTGDAAVNADAPIIAATAEILANMALREGAGADIGLVVMDEFHFYADPDRGWAWQVPLIELPKAQFLLMSATLGDTTRFEADLSRRTGRETTLVTTSERPVPLISEYVSTPIQETLEQLIETHQTPVYVVHFTQVSALERAQALTSIKVATREERDVIAEHLGDFRFSSAFGKTLSRLIRMGVGVHHAGMLPRYRRLVETLTQAGLLKVVCGTDTLGVGINVPIRTVLFSGLSKYDGVRQRQLQVREFQQIAGRAGRAGFDTVGHVIVEAPEHDIENARLVRKAGDDVKKQRKIQRKKAPEGFVSWGEGTFTKLSTGTPEPLVSRMRVSHAMVLDVISRPGDARASLERLLRESDETEESQDKLLAEVDEIIDALLTGGVVEQVDPPDADGRTLRLTVDLQANFALNQPLSPFAVAAFELLDRDDPAYALDMVSVVEATLDDPRPIINAQRHRARGEAINEMKMDGIEYDERMELLEEITHPKPLEELLTAAYESYRKGHPWVADHELRPKSVVREMWERAMTFSELIGDYQLARSEGLVLRYLSDVYKTLLRTVPEQLRNEELIDLTEWLGELVRQTDSSLLDEWEQLINPDTDPVEVRAKAEGSAPPRPVTGNARAFRVLVRNALFRRVELAALGRWSALGDLDGEDGWDAAAWMEAMAAYREEYDSLGTGPAARGPDLFMVEEGSTTWQVRQTFDDPEGDRDWGITAQVDLAESDEIGEAAVTILDVGPR from the coding sequence GTGCGACTCATCGACCTGCTGCCCAAGGGCGTGACGGACGATGAGGACGTCGTCTACGACGCGATCACGCAATGGGTCGAGCACCGCGGCCTGACGCTCTACCCGGCGCAGGACGAGGCGATCCTCGAGTGCGTCGCCGGGTCCAACGTGATCCTCGCGACGCCGACCGGCTCCGGCAAGAGCCTCGTCGCCACCGGCGCGATGGCGGCGGCGCTGGCGCGTGGTGAGTGCAGCGTCTACACCGCGCCGATCAAGGCCCTCGTCAGTGAGAAGTTCTTCGACCTCTGCGAGATCTTCGGCGCCGACAACGTCGGCATGGTGACCGGCGACGCTGCGGTCAACGCCGATGCCCCGATCATCGCCGCGACGGCCGAGATCCTCGCCAACATGGCGCTCCGCGAGGGCGCCGGTGCCGACATCGGACTGGTCGTGATGGACGAGTTCCACTTCTACGCCGATCCCGATCGCGGCTGGGCGTGGCAGGTGCCGCTGATCGAGCTGCCCAAGGCACAGTTCCTGCTGATGTCGGCGACGCTCGGCGACACGACGCGGTTCGAGGCCGACCTCTCCCGGCGCACCGGCCGGGAGACCACGCTCGTCACGACGTCCGAGCGCCCCGTCCCGCTGATCTCCGAGTACGTCTCGACGCCGATCCAGGAGACGCTCGAGCAGCTGATCGAGACGCACCAGACCCCGGTGTACGTCGTGCACTTCACCCAGGTCTCGGCGCTCGAGCGGGCGCAGGCGTTGACCAGCATCAAGGTCGCCACCCGCGAGGAGCGCGACGTCATAGCCGAGCACCTCGGCGACTTCAGGTTCTCCTCGGCGTTCGGCAAGACGCTCTCGCGACTCATCCGCATGGGCGTCGGCGTGCACCACGCCGGGATGCTGCCGCGCTACCGCCGGCTCGTCGAGACCCTCACGCAGGCCGGACTCCTCAAGGTCGTCTGCGGCACCGACACGCTCGGCGTCGGCATCAACGTGCCGATCCGCACCGTGCTGTTCAGCGGGCTGTCGAAGTACGACGGGGTGCGCCAGCGGCAGCTGCAGGTGCGCGAGTTCCAGCAGATCGCGGGGCGCGCGGGCCGCGCCGGCTTCGACACCGTCGGCCACGTGATCGTCGAGGCGCCCGAGCACGACATCGAGAACGCACGACTGGTCCGCAAGGCCGGTGACGACGTCAAGAAGCAGCGCAAGATCCAGCGCAAGAAGGCGCCCGAGGGCTTCGTGTCGTGGGGCGAGGGCACGTTCACCAAGCTCTCGACCGGCACCCCGGAGCCGCTCGTCTCGCGCATGCGGGTCAGCCACGCGATGGTGCTCGACGTCATCTCCCGGCCCGGCGATGCGCGCGCGTCCCTCGAGCGGCTGCTGCGGGAGAGCGACGAGACCGAGGAGTCGCAGGACAAGCTCCTCGCCGAGGTCGACGAGATCATCGACGCCCTGCTCACGGGTGGCGTCGTCGAGCAGGTCGACCCGCCGGACGCCGACGGTCGTACGCTCCGGCTGACCGTCGACCTGCAGGCCAACTTCGCCCTCAACCAGCCGCTGTCCCCGTTCGCCGTCGCCGCGTTCGAGCTGCTCGACCGCGACGACCCGGCGTACGCGCTCGACATGGTCTCGGTCGTCGAGGCGACGCTCGACGACCCCCGGCCGATCATCAACGCGCAGCGTCATCGCGCTCGCGGCGAGGCCATCAACGAGATGAAGATGGACGGCATCGAGTACGACGAGCGGATGGAGCTGCTCGAGGAGATCACGCACCCCAAGCCGTTGGAGGAGCTGCTCACCGCGGCGTACGAGTCCTATCGCAAGGGTCACCCGTGGGTCGCCGACCACGAGCTGCGCCCCAAGTCGGTCGTCCGCGAGATGTGGGAGCGGGCGATGACGTTCTCGGAGCTGATCGGCGACTACCAGCTCGCCCGGTCCGAGGGCCTCGTCCTGCGCTACCTCTCCGACGTCTACAAGACGCTGCTGCGCACCGTGCCGGAGCAGCTGCGCAACGAGGAGCTCATCGACCTCACGGAGTGGCTCGGCGAGCTCGTGCGGCAGACCGACTCGAGCCTGCTCGACGAGTGGGAGCAGCTGATCAATCCCGACACGGACCCGGTCGAGGTGCGGGCGAAGGCCGAGGGTAGCGCGCCGCCACGACCCGTCACGGGCAACGCGCGGGCGTTCCGGGTGCTCGTACGCAATGCGCTGTTCCGCCGCGTCGAGCTCGCGGCACTCGGCCGCTGGAGTGCTTTGGGCGACCTCGACGGCGAGGACGGCTGGGACGCCGCGGCGTGGATGGAGGCGATGGCGGCCTACCGCGAGGAGTACGACTCGCTCGGCACGGGACCGGCCGCTCGTGGCCCCGACCTGTTCATGGTCGAGGAGGGCTCGACGACGTGGCAGGTGCGCCAGACGTTCGACGACCCGGAGGGCGACCGCGACTGGGGCATCACCGCCCAGGTCGACCTCGCCGAGAGCGACGAGATCGGCGAAGCCGCCGTCACGATCCTCGACGTCGGCCCTCGCTGA
- a CDS encoding TetR/AcrR family transcriptional regulator — MAVTSTRVTRAERQAQTRERLIEVAREMFLSDGYAATSLDKVAVRAGFSKGAVYSNFAGKEQLCMAVLDSIHEEQIEGVVTAFSQDTDLDGRIEAFATWAREGLGQPRWTALEVEFGAIARQSPYVATELVKRHREIRAAIAELVRQVTAEAGLGDAVDADQAATTLLSLGIGLGTLRSLDSTIDVGVFADTMRALLRTAKA, encoded by the coding sequence GTGGCAGTCACCAGCACGCGGGTCACGAGGGCCGAGCGTCAGGCGCAGACCCGTGAGCGGCTGATCGAGGTCGCCCGCGAGATGTTCCTGTCCGACGGCTATGCCGCGACGTCCCTCGACAAGGTCGCCGTACGCGCCGGGTTCTCCAAGGGGGCTGTCTACTCCAACTTCGCCGGCAAGGAACAGCTCTGCATGGCGGTGCTCGACAGCATCCACGAGGAGCAGATCGAGGGCGTCGTCACGGCCTTCTCGCAGGACACCGACCTCGACGGCCGCATCGAGGCGTTCGCCACGTGGGCCCGCGAGGGACTCGGCCAGCCCCGCTGGACCGCCCTCGAGGTCGAGTTCGGCGCGATCGCGCGCCAGAGCCCCTACGTCGCGACCGAGCTGGTCAAGCGGCACCGCGAGATCCGCGCCGCGATCGCCGAGCTGGTCCGTCAGGTGACGGCCGAGGCCGGCCTCGGCGACGCCGTCGACGCCGACCAGGCCGCGACGACGCTGCTGAGCCTCGGCATCGGCCTCGGCACCCTGCGGTCGCTCGACAGCACGATCGACGTCGGGGTGTTCGCCGACACGATGCGCGCCCTGCTCAGGACCGCCAAGGCTTGA
- a CDS encoding NADPH:quinone oxidoreductase family protein: protein MKAVQITTLDGPEAVELVELPSPVPGPDQVLIRVHAAGVAFPEVLQSRGLYQLKPDLPFTPGAEIAGEVISAPDGSGFSPGDRVAALCLLGGFAEEAVANLDLTFPIPDSISYEQGAAIVFNYGTAYFALVERGRLAAGESVLVHGAAGGVGTAAIQVAKAFGAGRVIAVTSTAEKGAIALEAGADAFVLPDGFRDAVKEQGGVDIVVDPVGGERFTDSLRCLKEDGRLLVIGFTAGEIPTVKVNRLLLNNVSVVGVGWGAYALSRPGHVATEWAALAPHLESGALRPVVGPTFPLAEATQALLTLDERRATGKVLLLP, encoded by the coding sequence ATGAAAGCCGTACAGATCACGACCCTCGACGGCCCCGAAGCGGTCGAGCTGGTCGAGCTCCCCAGCCCCGTGCCCGGCCCCGACCAGGTCCTGATCCGCGTGCACGCGGCCGGCGTCGCGTTCCCCGAGGTGTTGCAGAGCCGCGGGCTCTACCAGCTCAAGCCCGACCTGCCGTTCACCCCGGGCGCCGAGATCGCCGGCGAGGTCATCAGCGCCCCCGACGGCTCGGGCTTCTCCCCCGGCGACCGGGTCGCGGCGCTGTGCCTGCTCGGCGGCTTCGCCGAGGAGGCCGTCGCCAACCTCGACCTCACGTTCCCGATCCCCGACAGCATCTCGTACGAGCAGGGTGCCGCGATCGTCTTCAACTACGGCACCGCCTACTTCGCCCTGGTCGAGCGCGGCCGGCTCGCTGCCGGTGAGTCGGTGCTGGTCCACGGAGCGGCCGGCGGCGTCGGCACCGCGGCGATCCAGGTCGCCAAGGCGTTCGGCGCGGGACGGGTCATCGCCGTCACCTCGACCGCCGAGAAGGGCGCGATCGCGCTTGAGGCCGGCGCCGACGCGTTCGTCCTGCCCGACGGGTTCAGGGACGCGGTCAAGGAGCAGGGCGGGGTCGACATCGTGGTCGATCCGGTGGGCGGCGAGCGGTTCACCGACTCGTTGCGGTGCCTCAAGGAGGACGGTCGGCTGCTCGTCATCGGGTTCACGGCCGGCGAGATCCCGACCGTCAAGGTCAACCGTCTGCTGCTCAACAACGTCTCGGTCGTCGGCGTCGGCTGGGGCGCGTACGCGCTCTCGCGGCCGGGCCACGTCGCCACGGAGTGGGCGGCCCTCGCCCCACACCTCGAGAGCGGTGCGCTGCGTCCGGTCGTCGGCCCGACCTTCCCGCTCGCCGAGGCCACGCAGGCCCTGCTGACCCTCGACGAGCGCCGCGCCACCGGCAAGGTTCTGCTGCTGCCTTAG
- a CDS encoding dipeptidase, with amino-acid sequence MTPRTPADVRAALSSVLPSVRTDLEHLVRIPSVSAAPEHVADVERSAEATRDLFAAEGFETQILRSGDGAPALLATKPGPPGSPTVLLYAHHDVQPEGDHAAWDSAPFEPTERDGRLYGRGAADDKAGIAVHLAAVRALGDPLPVGVKVFVEGEEEIGSPTLEAFIGEHGALLEADVIVIADSGNWDIGEPALTTSLRGLVRATVEVRTLRHGVHSGMFGGVVPDALMALTRILASLHDDDGTVAVPGLVTGDAADVDYPHDRLVAESGLADGVQLIGTGSSVERMWTKPSLTVTGIDAPTVEAASNTLVPAARAMISMRIAPGDSCAAAYERLREHVLANVPWGAEVTLTYADGGEPTALDATGPAYDAAREAMREAWDGVAPIDMGVGGSIPFIATFAEAFPQASVLVVGVEDPDTRAHGTNEGLHLAEWERACLAEALLLARLGEG; translated from the coding sequence GTGACTCCACGAACCCCTGCCGACGTGCGCGCCGCGCTCTCCTCAGTCCTTCCCTCCGTCCGCACCGACCTCGAGCACCTGGTCCGGATCCCGTCCGTCAGCGCCGCTCCGGAGCACGTCGCCGACGTCGAGCGGTCCGCCGAGGCGACGCGCGACCTGTTCGCCGCCGAGGGCTTCGAGACCCAGATCCTCCGCAGCGGCGACGGTGCACCCGCGCTGCTCGCCACCAAGCCCGGTCCTCCCGGCAGCCCCACGGTCCTGCTGTACGCCCACCACGACGTCCAGCCCGAGGGCGACCACGCGGCCTGGGACTCGGCGCCGTTCGAGCCCACCGAGCGCGACGGTCGCCTGTACGGCCGCGGCGCAGCCGACGACAAGGCCGGCATCGCGGTGCACCTCGCCGCCGTACGCGCCCTCGGCGACCCGTTGCCGGTCGGCGTCAAGGTCTTCGTCGAGGGCGAGGAGGAGATCGGCTCGCCGACGCTCGAGGCGTTCATCGGCGAGCACGGCGCGCTGCTCGAGGCCGACGTCATCGTGATCGCCGACTCGGGCAACTGGGACATCGGCGAGCCGGCGCTCACCACGAGCCTGCGGGGCCTCGTACGGGCGACGGTCGAGGTCCGCACGCTGCGCCACGGGGTGCACTCCGGGATGTTCGGCGGCGTCGTGCCCGACGCGTTGATGGCGCTGACCCGGATCCTGGCGTCGCTCCACGACGACGACGGCACGGTCGCGGTGCCCGGGCTGGTCACCGGCGATGCGGCCGACGTCGACTACCCGCACGACCGCCTCGTGGCCGAGTCCGGCCTCGCCGACGGCGTGCAGCTGATCGGCACGGGCTCGTCCGTCGAGCGGATGTGGACCAAGCCGTCCCTCACGGTGACCGGCATCGACGCCCCGACGGTCGAGGCCGCGAGCAACACGCTCGTCCCGGCGGCCCGGGCGATGATCTCGATGCGGATCGCTCCCGGCGACAGCTGCGCGGCGGCGTACGAGCGACTGCGCGAGCACGTCCTGGCGAACGTGCCGTGGGGCGCCGAGGTCACCCTGACGTACGCCGACGGCGGCGAGCCGACGGCGCTCGATGCGACCGGCCCTGCGTACGATGCCGCTCGCGAGGCGATGCGCGAGGCGTGGGACGGGGTCGCCCCGATCGACATGGGTGTCGGCGGGTCGATCCCGTTCATCGCGACGTTCGCCGAGGCGTTCCCGCAGGCGTCCGTGCTGGTGGTCGGCGTGGAGGACCCCGACACCCGCGCCCACGGCACGAACGAGGGCCTGCACCTGGCAGAGTGGGAGCGCGCGTGCCTCGCGGAGGCGCTGCTGCTCGCGCGGCTCGGTGAGGGCTAG
- a CDS encoding NAD(P)/FAD-dependent oxidoreductase, producing MIKKDVVIIGTGFSGMGAAMKLRESGREDFVVLEKAHDVGGTWRDNTYPGCECDIPSHMYSFSYELNAEWSKSFSGQEEIWAYMRKVADEQGIRPYIHFGVEVTGAEWDEDRAVWTVRTRSGEDYEARVVVAGVGGLHIPNIPEIAGADSFEGPRFHSAQWDHTVDLKGKKVVVIGTGASAIQFIPIIAQETEHLTVFQRTPAWVLPKKDKPTPEWRKKLFATVPGATRAYRNALYWSLEVRAIAFNGHVNFLPIAEKIVKRYIDKTIPDAELRAKLTPDYRLGCKRVLQSNTYYKTYLRDDVELSTDGVAEIVADGVIDGNGVKHEADIIIYGTGFHVIDAFDYLDVKGRNGVNLAEQFREHGVETYMGMTIHGFPNLYFMLGPNTALGHNSVVFMIEQQTKFIIRMLDEMDRRGAVAAEPTQAAQDDFNEEIQRLVEKGIWTQGGCTSWYLDSKGKNRTIWPKFTFQYWWETRKVNDADFVWEKAA from the coding sequence ATGATCAAAAAGGACGTCGTCATCATCGGTACGGGCTTCTCCGGCATGGGTGCGGCCATGAAGCTGCGCGAGTCCGGCCGCGAGGACTTCGTGGTCCTCGAGAAGGCGCACGACGTCGGCGGCACCTGGCGCGACAACACCTACCCCGGCTGCGAGTGCGACATCCCGAGCCACATGTACTCGTTCTCCTACGAGCTCAACGCCGAGTGGAGCAAGAGCTTCTCGGGCCAGGAGGAGATCTGGGCCTACATGCGCAAGGTCGCCGACGAGCAGGGCATCCGCCCCTACATCCACTTCGGCGTCGAGGTCACCGGGGCCGAGTGGGACGAGGACCGCGCCGTCTGGACCGTGCGCACGCGCTCCGGCGAGGACTACGAGGCGCGCGTCGTGGTCGCCGGCGTCGGCGGGCTGCACATCCCCAACATCCCCGAGATCGCCGGCGCCGACTCCTTCGAGGGGCCACGCTTCCACTCCGCGCAGTGGGACCACACGGTCGACCTCAAGGGCAAGAAGGTCGTGGTCATCGGCACCGGCGCCAGCGCGATCCAGTTCATCCCGATCATCGCGCAGGAGACCGAGCACCTCACGGTGTTCCAGCGCACGCCGGCATGGGTGCTGCCCAAGAAGGACAAGCCGACGCCGGAGTGGCGCAAGAAGCTGTTCGCGACGGTGCCCGGCGCCACGCGGGCCTATCGCAACGCCCTCTACTGGTCGCTCGAGGTGCGGGCGATCGCGTTCAACGGCCACGTCAACTTCCTGCCGATCGCCGAGAAGATCGTCAAGCGCTACATCGACAAGACGATCCCGGACGCCGAGCTGCGGGCGAAGCTGACGCCGGACTACCGGCTCGGCTGCAAGCGCGTGCTGCAGTCCAACACCTACTACAAGACGTACCTGCGCGATGACGTCGAGCTCAGCACCGACGGCGTTGCGGAGATCGTCGCGGACGGCGTGATCGACGGCAACGGCGTCAAGCACGAGGCCGACATCATCATCTACGGCACCGGCTTCCACGTCATCGACGCGTTCGACTACCTCGACGTCAAGGGCCGCAACGGGGTCAACCTCGCCGAGCAGTTCCGTGAGCACGGGGTCGAGACCTACATGGGGATGACGATCCACGGCTTCCCCAACCTCTACTTCATGCTCGGCCCCAACACCGCGCTCGGCCACAACTCCGTGGTGTTCATGATCGAGCAGCAGACCAAGTTCATCATCCGGATGCTCGACGAGATGGATCGCCGCGGTGCGGTCGCCGCCGAGCCGACGCAGGCCGCGCAGGACGACTTCAACGAGGAGATCCAGCGGCTCGTCGAGAAGGGCATCTGGACCCAGGGCGGCTGCACGTCGTGGTATCTCGACAGCAAGGGCAAGAACCGCACGATCTGGCCCAAGTTCACGTTCCAGTACTGGTGGGAGACGCGCAAGGTCAACGACGCCGACTTCGTCTGGGAGAAGGCGGCATGA
- a CDS encoding cytochrome P450, with product MTEYDIPAGPKISPGRMTWKFLRDRAGTIPAYHQEFGDTFTLRILPGPRTLVVFSDPADIKEIFAADPSQFHAGKGNEILKPVMGKHSVLLTDDMEHQRARKLLMPAFTGPSMRAYQPLVEAIAKVEVDSWHDGDTLVTLDRMNAITLDVILQVVFGVTDESRLAVLRPKVNRMVNIDAKMLLAWSYPRLFKLPPWRGYFKNQQAVDELLYAEIAERREAHDLEGRDDVLSRLLRVGDPSTGSGSGDEEIPLSDVEMRDQLVTLLLAGHETTASALSWTLHELGRNPEIHARALAAADTGDDAYLEACLKESMRLHPIIDFVARTLQSDQVVAGRRLPRGTTVTPSIMLSHSREASFADSHLFKPERFTVDKVAPNTWIPFGGGVRRCIGAAFSLMEGTVVLREVLQRYEVTADEASPNKLRNITNVPSDKAPLRLTSR from the coding sequence ATGACGGAGTACGACATCCCGGCGGGGCCCAAGATCTCGCCCGGGCGGATGACCTGGAAGTTCCTTCGTGACCGTGCCGGGACCATCCCGGCGTACCACCAGGAGTTCGGCGACACGTTCACCCTGAGGATCCTGCCAGGCCCTCGTACGCTCGTCGTGTTCAGCGACCCGGCGGACATCAAGGAGATCTTCGCCGCCGACCCGTCGCAGTTCCACGCCGGCAAGGGCAACGAGATCCTCAAGCCCGTGATGGGCAAGCACTCGGTGCTCCTGACCGACGACATGGAGCACCAGCGCGCCCGCAAGCTGCTGATGCCGGCGTTCACCGGACCCTCGATGCGGGCCTACCAGCCGCTGGTCGAGGCGATCGCCAAGGTCGAGGTCGACTCGTGGCACGACGGCGACACCCTCGTGACCCTCGACCGGATGAACGCGATCACGCTCGACGTGATCCTGCAGGTCGTCTTCGGCGTCACCGACGAGTCACGCCTCGCGGTGCTGCGGCCCAAGGTCAACCGCATGGTCAACATCGACGCCAAGATGCTGCTCGCCTGGTCCTACCCGCGACTGTTCAAGCTGCCGCCCTGGCGCGGCTACTTCAAGAACCAGCAGGCGGTCGACGAGCTCCTCTACGCCGAGATCGCAGAGCGGCGTGAGGCGCACGACCTCGAGGGCCGCGACGACGTGCTGTCCCGGCTGCTGCGGGTCGGCGACCCTTCGACAGGCTCAGGGAGCGGCGACGAGGAGATCCCATTGAGCGACGTGGAGATGCGCGACCAGCTCGTCACGCTGCTGCTCGCGGGGCACGAGACGACGGCGTCGGCGCTGTCGTGGACCCTGCACGAGCTGGGCCGCAACCCCGAGATCCACGCGCGCGCGCTCGCCGCAGCCGACACGGGCGACGACGCCTACCTCGAGGCCTGCCTCAAGGAGTCGATGCGCCTGCACCCGATCATCGACTTCGTCGCCCGGACGTTGCAGAGCGACCAGGTCGTCGCCGGCCGGCGCCTGCCACGCGGCACGACGGTCACGCCGTCGATCATGCTGTCGCACAGCCGCGAGGCGAGCTTCGCCGACTCGCACCTGTTCAAGCCCGAGCGCTTCACGGTCGACAAGGTCGCGCCCAACACGTGGATCCCGTTCGGCGGTGGCGTACGCCGCTGCATCGGCGCGGCGTTCTCGCTGATGGAGGGCACCGTCGTGCTGCGCGAAGTGCTGCAGCGCTACGAGGTGACCGCCGACGAGGCGTCACCCAACAAGCTGCGCAACATCACGAACGTCCCCAGCGACAAGGCCCCGCTGCGGTTGACCAGCCGTTGA
- a CDS encoding phosphatase PAP2 family protein — MRGSVDIEVARWCAEHRSDTATEVFQRLEDVGESLWFFVACGIVAVALVLLLRIRSGLMRAVIAVSVTLSVTGPLKTWIDRPRPPYDLAITHLSGPAMPSSHAIFTSTLVVAVVMGPWWTSRRLQVVAAVLGAVGCVVAGVAMIYLGGHWLSDVLVGWALGVGITAGMMLLLKRVRLS; from the coding sequence ATGCGCGGATCCGTGGACATCGAGGTTGCGCGCTGGTGCGCCGAGCATCGCAGCGACACCGCCACGGAGGTCTTCCAGCGGCTCGAGGACGTCGGGGAGTCACTGTGGTTCTTCGTCGCCTGCGGGATCGTCGCCGTGGCGCTCGTGCTGCTGCTCCGCATCCGCTCGGGACTCATGCGCGCGGTCATCGCCGTGAGCGTGACACTGTCGGTGACCGGCCCGCTCAAGACGTGGATCGATCGGCCGCGGCCGCCGTACGACCTGGCGATCACCCACCTCTCGGGGCCCGCGATGCCGTCGTCCCACGCGATCTTCACCTCGACCCTGGTGGTCGCGGTCGTGATGGGGCCGTGGTGGACGTCGCGTCGCCTGCAGGTCGTCGCCGCGGTGCTCGGCGCGGTCGGCTGCGTCGTCGCCGGCGTCGCGATGATCTACCTCGGCGGCCACTGGCTGTCCGACGTGCTGGTCGGCTGGGCGCTCGGTGTCGGCATCACCGCCGGCATGATGCTGCTGCTCAAGCGCGTACGCCTGAGCTGA